One genomic segment of Dehalogenimonas alkenigignens includes these proteins:
- a CDS encoding 2-oxoacid:acceptor oxidoreductase family protein, which produces MTEIRWHGRGGQGAVTSAELIAQAAINEGKYAQGFPSFGPERRGAPVMAFNRVNQYRPIRNRAGITKPDVMVILDPSLLSIGNLTSGLKDGGTIIINTSKPSDAYPELVKKFNLAVIDATRIAREELGVPIVNTTMLGALIKATGVVSVDSMIEPLKERFGRLAEKNIKALSRAYSETQVKELQNIG; this is translated from the coding sequence CTGACCGAAATCAGGTGGCATGGACGCGGCGGCCAGGGAGCCGTAACTTCCGCTGAATTAATCGCCCAGGCGGCTATTAACGAGGGCAAATATGCCCAGGGATTTCCCAGCTTCGGTCCTGAACGTCGAGGCGCTCCGGTTATGGCATTCAACCGCGTCAACCAGTACAGACCGATTAGAAACCGTGCCGGGATTACGAAACCTGACGTGATGGTGATTCTGGATCCCAGCCTGCTTTCTATTGGCAACCTTACATCCGGGCTTAAAGACGGCGGGACGATCATCATTAACACCTCGAAACCATCCGATGCATACCCGGAACTGGTCAAGAAATTCAACCTGGCTGTCATCGACGCCACACGAATCGCCCGCGAAGAATTGGGTGTGCCGATTGTCAATACTACAATGCTTGGAGCCCTCATCAAAGCCACCGGGGTCGTCAGTGTAGACTCAATGATAGAGCCTTTGAAAGAACGATTTGGCCGGCTGGCTGAAAAGAATATCAAAGCTCTGTCTCGCGCTTACTCCGAGACCCAGGTAAAGGAGCTTCAGAACATTGGCTAA
- a CDS encoding 4Fe-4S binding protein yields the protein MAKSENELTWKDIEIGAAVIEPGSAAAYRTGDWRSQRPTYDFSRCLKCGICFVFCPEGCIRQNQKGFFEANPYYCKGCGICAYECPTRVIVMREEEEK from the coding sequence TTGGCTAAATCTGAAAACGAACTCACCTGGAAAGATATTGAGATCGGAGCCGCGGTCATCGAGCCAGGTTCGGCGGCGGCATACCGTACCGGCGACTGGCGGTCACAGCGGCCGACATACGATTTCTCAAGGTGCCTAAAGTGCGGCATCTGTTTCGTCTTTTGTCCCGAAGGCTGCATTCGACAGAACCAGAAAGGCTTTTTTGAAGCTAATCCATATTACTGTAAAGGCTGCGGCATTTGCGCTTATGAGTGCCCCACCCGGGTTATCGTGATGCGGGAAGAGGAGGAGAAGTGA
- a CDS encoding transketolase C-terminal domain-containing protein, whose product MKGKRHGIEVSIALADAVKLCDADVIAAYPITPQTHIVEHLAELVAEGELDAEYIPVESEHSALSACLGSAAAGARTFTATAGQGLELMHEVLYVASGMRLPIVMAVANRALSAPLSVWGDHSDAMAVRDTGWIQIFTENGQEVVDQIICAFKIAEHHKVLLPVMVHLDGFNLSHVIEPIEMPDQQDVCSFAPHNRSPLTLHPNHPVAMGDFAPPVVFTEAKWAQEQAMLSVKPTIIEVWDEFARKFGRPYKPVECYKCDGAKNLLFTMGSFSETAMTAVDKLRQAGVDIGLVRLRLWRPFPFEEFRAAVKDAETLLVLDRCISSGGPGGPVASELKSALYNLDKKPKVVSFVGGLGGRDITVAGFEKIIVDGLELAEKGQERIFEIVGVRE is encoded by the coding sequence ATGAAGGGTAAACGTCACGGTATTGAGGTCTCCATCGCCCTGGCGGACGCGGTAAAACTTTGTGATGCCGACGTCATCGCTGCTTACCCCATAACGCCGCAAACACATATCGTCGAACACCTCGCTGAGCTGGTAGCAGAAGGGGAACTGGACGCCGAATACATCCCGGTAGAATCCGAGCATTCCGCCCTGTCTGCCTGCCTAGGATCGGCAGCTGCCGGCGCGCGCACCTTCACTGCAACCGCGGGACAGGGGCTTGAACTGATGCACGAAGTCCTTTATGTTGCTTCGGGTATGCGGTTGCCCATAGTCATGGCGGTGGCTAACCGGGCTCTATCGGCACCATTATCTGTTTGGGGAGACCACTCCGACGCCATGGCCGTTCGAGACACCGGCTGGATTCAGATTTTTACCGAAAACGGCCAGGAAGTTGTGGACCAGATTATCTGCGCTTTCAAGATAGCAGAGCACCATAAAGTGCTGCTGCCGGTGATGGTCCATCTGGACGGCTTTAACCTGTCCCATGTCATCGAACCTATCGAAATGCCCGACCAGCAGGATGTTTGCAGTTTCGCGCCGCACAATCGCAGTCCACTAACGTTACACCCCAATCACCCGGTAGCCATGGGCGACTTCGCGCCGCCGGTAGTCTTTACCGAGGCCAAATGGGCACAAGAACAAGCGATGTTGTCGGTAAAGCCGACTATAATCGAGGTTTGGGACGAATTCGCCCGAAAATTCGGCCGGCCTTACAAACCGGTGGAATGTTACAAATGCGACGGCGCCAAGAACCTTTTATTCACTATGGGAAGCTTCTCTGAAACCGCGATGACTGCCGTAGACAAGCTGCGCCAGGCTGGTGTCGATATCGGCTTAGTCCGGTTACGCTTGTGGCGGCCTTTCCCCTTCGAAGAATTCCGCGCCGCGGTTAAAGATGCTGAAACGCTGTTAGTTCTCGATCGCTGTATTTCATCAGGCGGACCCGGCGGGCCGGTCGCCTCCGAGTTGAAGTCGGCACTTTATAACCTGGATAAAAAACCGAAAGTGGTCAGTTTCGTCGGCGGCCTCGGTGGCCGTGACATAACTGTGGCCGGCTTTGAGAAAATCATCGTTGACGGGCTGGAATTGGCCGAAAAAGGTCAGGAGCGGATCTTCGAAATCGTGGGGGTGAGGGAATAA
- the porB gene encoding pyruvate synthase subunit PorB: MQNLGIYASRLVTKEENFVPGHRACIGCGEALAVRLAAKAFGKNTIVVNATGCMEIVASQLPYTSWKLPWIHTLFENSAAVASGVEAGLKAQMRKGKLPQEDIKVTAIAGDGATLDIGLQALSGAMERGHDFVYLCFDNEAYMNTGIQRSSATPFGASTTTSPAGRAKAGQMSWKKDMPAIAVAHNIPYVATACPSYPFDLIEKVKKGLETRGPAYIHILSVCPTGWRCDTEISVMLGRLAVETGVFPLYEVENGKYKMSMVPEKLKPVKDYMKLQRRFRHLKPEAIDSIQARVVEEYEKLLEKAE; the protein is encoded by the coding sequence ATGCAAAACCTGGGCATTTATGCTTCCCGCCTGGTGACGAAAGAAGAAAATTTTGTACCCGGGCATCGCGCCTGCATCGGTTGCGGCGAGGCTTTGGCGGTAAGACTGGCGGCTAAGGCTTTCGGCAAAAATACCATAGTGGTTAATGCTACCGGTTGCATGGAGATTGTTGCATCACAGTTGCCATATACCTCATGGAAACTGCCCTGGATTCATACGCTTTTTGAGAACTCTGCTGCTGTGGCTTCAGGAGTAGAAGCCGGCCTGAAGGCGCAAATGCGTAAAGGTAAGCTGCCCCAGGAAGATATCAAAGTTACAGCCATCGCCGGCGATGGCGCTACACTAGACATAGGACTGCAGGCCTTGTCAGGCGCCATGGAGCGCGGTCACGATTTCGTTTATCTTTGCTTTGACAATGAAGCCTACATGAACACCGGCATCCAGCGCTCATCGGCCACGCCTTTCGGCGCCTCGACCACCACCTCTCCCGCCGGCCGCGCCAAGGCGGGGCAGATGTCCTGGAAGAAGGACATGCCGGCTATTGCCGTAGCCCACAATATCCCTTACGTAGCCACCGCTTGCCCCAGCTATCCCTTTGATCTCATCGAAAAGGTCAAGAAGGGGCTGGAGACCAGGGGGCCGGCCTATATCCACATCCTCTCCGTCTGTCCCACCGGTTGGCGCTGCGATACCGAAATCTCGGTCATGCTGGGTCGCCTGGCAGTGGAGACCGGTGTTTTCCCGCTTTACGAGGTGGAGAACGGCAAATACAAGATGAGTATGGTCCCGGAAAAACTTAAACCGGTCAAGGACTACATGAAGCTGCAGCGCCGCTTCCGGCATTTAAAGCCGGAGGCTATCGACTCCATCCAGGCGCGGGTGGTCGAAGAATACGAGAAACTGCTGGAGAAAGCCGAATGA
- a CDS encoding complex I 24 kDa subunit family protein: MTLDTRSTAEVVNAVLAKYQNDSSMLVGILQDIQAELNYLPREALEMTAEVLSIPLSRVYSVATFFKAFSLKPRGRHGIHVCMGTACHVRGAEKVLDRFQTELCACAGETTPDMKFTLETVNCVGACALGPVVVVDGEYEGQVTAEKVKSIIEGCK, from the coding sequence ATGACCCTCGATACCAGATCGACGGCCGAGGTAGTAAACGCCGTCCTAGCTAAATACCAAAACGACTCAAGCATGCTGGTCGGCATCCTGCAGGACATACAAGCCGAACTCAATTATTTACCGAGGGAAGCCCTTGAGATGACGGCCGAGGTGCTGTCCATCCCGCTGTCCCGAGTCTATTCGGTAGCCACTTTTTTCAAAGCCTTCTCATTAAAACCAAGAGGCCGGCACGGTATACACGTGTGCATGGGAACAGCCTGTCACGTCCGCGGCGCCGAGAAGGTGCTGGATCGTTTTCAGACCGAACTTTGCGCATGCGCCGGAGAAACCACTCCCGATATGAAGTTCACGCTTGAAACAGTTAACTGCGTCGGAGCTTGCGCTCTGGGTCCTGTAGTCGTTGTAGATGGCGAATACGAAGGCCAGGTGACTGCTGAGAAAGTCAAATCTATCATCGAGGGCTGCAAATAG
- a CDS encoding NADH-ubiquinone oxidoreductase-F iron-sulfur binding region domain-containing protein, whose protein sequence is MVVEKSGKRLNSASELELLREEIKRSASARTRTVTICCGTGCLAYGGAKVAQAFRDEIINRGLASEVEIKTTGCHGFCERGPLVVIRPENILYQRVKPADVPQVIDETVNGGKVIDRLLYTIPGTKQKVTYEHDVPFYKKQMRLVFGANGYIDPTVIEDYIGCGGYAALSKTLFEMTPDEVVDEVKKSGLRGRGGGGFATGAKWQSTREAHGDPKYVICNCDEGDPGAFMDRSLMEGNPHAIIEGMVIAAYAIGAHLGYIYIRNEYPVAVKHAEKAIAQAEAMGLLGENILGSGFSFSVKINRGGGAFVCGESTALMASVEGRVGEPRAKYIHTSEKGLWDQPTVLNNVETLANVPLIINRGAQWYSSIGTANSKGTKIFSLVGKVNNTGLIEVPMGITLEEIVYGIGGGIPKNKKFKAIQTGGPSGGCLPASKLDMPVDFDELTRAGSMMGSGAMIVMDEDNCMVDIARYFLSFLEGESCGKCVPCREGLKRMRQILDRIISGQGQPDDIELLENLSETLTWGALCGLGGGAANPIMSTLRYFREEYEAHIIEKRCPAGVCKPLISYNIINEKCPNCTLCIKACPAGAITGQGKKLPVILDQVKCTKCGACYDVCRLGAVEVR, encoded by the coding sequence ATGGTAGTTGAAAAATCTGGGAAGCGTCTCAACTCGGCATCGGAACTCGAGTTGCTCCGTGAAGAAATAAAGCGCTCCGCTTCCGCCCGTACCCGGACGGTGACTATCTGCTGCGGCACGGGCTGTCTGGCTTATGGTGGCGCCAAGGTGGCGCAGGCGTTCCGTGACGAGATAATAAACCGCGGTCTGGCGAGCGAAGTTGAAATCAAGACCACCGGTTGCCACGGCTTTTGCGAGCGTGGTCCGCTTGTGGTTATCCGCCCGGAAAATATCCTGTATCAGCGGGTAAAACCTGCGGACGTCCCCCAAGTCATTGACGAGACGGTAAATGGCGGTAAAGTCATCGATCGCCTGCTGTATACTATTCCAGGCACCAAGCAGAAAGTGACCTATGAACACGACGTACCGTTTTATAAGAAACAGATGCGCCTGGTCTTCGGTGCCAACGGTTATATCGATCCCACTGTCATAGAGGACTACATCGGTTGCGGCGGCTACGCGGCGCTTTCGAAAACCCTTTTCGAAATGACGCCGGACGAGGTCGTCGACGAAGTGAAGAAGTCCGGCCTCCGCGGCCGCGGAGGCGGTGGTTTTGCGACCGGCGCCAAGTGGCAAAGCACAAGGGAGGCTCACGGCGACCCGAAGTATGTCATCTGCAACTGCGACGAGGGAGACCCCGGAGCTTTTATGGACCGCTCCCTGATGGAAGGCAATCCCCACGCAATAATCGAGGGTATGGTCATCGCTGCTTATGCCATAGGCGCCCATCTAGGCTACATTTATATCCGCAATGAATACCCGGTAGCCGTCAAACATGCCGAGAAAGCTATCGCCCAGGCCGAGGCAATGGGCTTGTTAGGGGAGAATATCCTGGGATCGGGTTTCAGCTTTAGCGTCAAGATTAACCGTGGCGGCGGCGCTTTCGTCTGCGGCGAGTCCACCGCTCTGATGGCTTCCGTTGAAGGACGGGTCGGCGAGCCGCGGGCTAAATATATTCACACCTCAGAGAAAGGCTTGTGGGACCAGCCAACGGTGTTAAATAATGTCGAGACATTGGCCAACGTACCGCTCATTATCAACCGCGGCGCACAGTGGTATTCTTCGATCGGCACAGCCAACTCCAAAGGCACCAAGATTTTCTCACTGGTGGGTAAGGTCAACAACACCGGTCTCATTGAGGTGCCTATGGGTATCACCCTCGAGGAGATTGTTTACGGCATCGGCGGCGGCATACCCAAGAACAAGAAATTTAAGGCTATTCAAACCGGCGGTCCGTCGGGCGGCTGCCTGCCGGCTTCAAAACTGGACATGCCCGTCGATTTCGATGAACTGACCCGCGCCGGTTCGATGATGGGTTCCGGTGCGATGATCGTCATGGACGAAGACAATTGCATGGTGGATATCGCCAGGTACTTCCTATCATTCCTGGAGGGTGAGTCTTGCGGTAAGTGCGTTCCCTGCCGCGAAGGCCTTAAACGTATGCGCCAGATTCTGGACCGGATAATCTCAGGCCAGGGCCAGCCGGATGATATTGAACTTCTGGAAAACCTCTCAGAGACACTCACCTGGGGGGCGCTGTGCGGCCTGGGCGGCGGCGCCGCCAACCCGATCATGTCTACTCTGCGCTATTTCCGCGAAGAGTACGAAGCTCACATTATTGAGAAACGATGCCCGGCCGGAGTGTGCAAACCACTGATAAGCTACAACATTATCAATGAGAAATGCCCCAATTGCACGCTGTGTATCAAAGCTTGCCCGGCCGGCGCAATTACCGGACAGGGTAAGAAGCTTCCAGTTATTCTGGACCAGGTCAAATGCACCAAATGCGGCGCTTGCTACGATGTTTGCCGCCTCGGCGCCGTGGAGGTCAGATAA
- a CDS encoding 2Fe-2S iron-sulfur cluster-binding protein produces the protein MAIKLTINGREFQAEPCDTVLTVAKAAGIYIPTLCHSEAVTDYGACRMCLVEVERRGRKRLVTACLYPVEEGLKVTTDSEKVLRVRRTVIELLLARCPGSAAVKQMAAALGVTESRFSIADENSKSDACVLCGLCTRVCAEVVGTSAISLVNRGTEREVALPFYNEAGDCIACGSCAYICPTGAISLVDSGNKRIISWPQGTVDFAMKACLNCGTHYAPVRQVEFMARKSGLSPSEFDYCPDCRKL, from the coding sequence ATGGCAATTAAACTAACCATCAACGGTCGGGAGTTCCAAGCTGAACCGTGTGACACAGTCCTTACCGTAGCCAAGGCAGCCGGGATTTATATTCCTACACTTTGCCACAGTGAAGCCGTCACAGATTACGGAGCCTGCCGTATGTGTTTGGTAGAAGTAGAGCGGCGCGGGCGTAAGCGTTTGGTGACAGCCTGCCTGTACCCTGTTGAGGAAGGACTTAAAGTCACCACCGACTCTGAAAAGGTCCTTCGAGTCCGCAGGACGGTTATAGAACTGCTGCTGGCCAGATGCCCGGGATCCGCCGCGGTGAAGCAGATGGCAGCGGCTTTAGGTGTCACCGAGTCGCGTTTCAGCATCGCCGATGAAAACAGCAAAAGTGATGCCTGCGTTTTATGCGGGTTGTGCACCAGGGTATGCGCCGAAGTGGTCGGTACTTCAGCTATCAGTCTAGTCAACCGGGGAACTGAACGCGAAGTCGCTTTACCTTTCTATAACGAAGCCGGCGATTGCATTGCCTGCGGTTCTTGCGCTTATATCTGTCCAACTGGCGCCATCAGTCTGGTGGACAGCGGAAATAAACGGATCATTTCTTGGCCTCAGGGCACTGTTGACTTTGCAATGAAGGCGTGCCTCAACTGCGGTACCCATTACGCCCCGGTGCGTCAAGTGGAATTCATGGCCCGAAAGTCGGGATTGTCGCCGAGCGAGTTTGATTACTGCCCGGACTGCAGGAAACTGTAA
- a CDS encoding molybdopterin-dependent oxidoreductase — protein sequence MNILISAAAAIAVMLLSWQVYQRYQPVSLDGVEIREYQGEMLSSVANDFRENSIKGPQFIERESYRLEVSGLVNNRLNLSYSQLTEGFQDYQKVVTLYCVEGWDAKILWQGLKVEDLFIQAGLNPKANTVIFHATDGYTTSFPIEYLIENEILLAYKMNGVTIPPERGFPLILVAESKWGYKWIKWITKIELSDDVNYQGYWESRGYSDSGDLDEDFFK from the coding sequence GTGAATATCTTGATATCGGCTGCTGCCGCTATTGCGGTAATGCTGTTATCATGGCAAGTCTATCAGAGGTATCAACCGGTGAGTCTTGACGGGGTCGAAATCAGAGAATATCAAGGCGAGATGCTCTCCTCAGTAGCTAACGATTTTCGTGAAAACTCAATAAAAGGTCCCCAGTTCATCGAACGCGAATCATACCGATTGGAAGTTTCCGGGCTGGTGAATAATCGCTTGAATTTAAGTTATAGCCAGCTGACAGAAGGTTTTCAGGATTACCAGAAAGTGGTGACCCTATATTGCGTCGAGGGTTGGGACGCTAAGATCCTGTGGCAGGGTTTGAAGGTTGAAGACCTGTTCATTCAGGCTGGACTCAATCCAAAAGCCAATACCGTAATCTTCCACGCGACAGACGGGTACACGACATCGTTTCCCATTGAATACCTCATTGAAAACGAAATATTGCTAGCCTACAAGATGAACGGGGTAACCATACCCCCGGAACGAGGATTCCCTTTAATTTTAGTGGCTGAAAGCAAATGGGGATACAAATGGATCAAGTGGATTACCAAAATTGAACTGTCGGACGACGTCAACTACCAGGGGTACTGGGAAAGCCGCGGCTATTCCGATTCCGGAGATCTGGATGAGGACTTCTTCAAATAA
- a CDS encoding PAC2 family protein: MSYRLVEIPELNEPDLIVGWPGIGSVGILAVDTLRRQLEADYAGEIEPEPFFYPNGVVIKNGVLEELNFPTSRFYYKRLPQRDLVMFIGEEQPAETGSTYASGGKAFMMANLVVDVAQKLGCRHIFTSGAAVSAIHHNYTPGVWVVATEKTLLAEIELKRSGSYLSEHQGKGTQANITGLNGLLIGVAARRGIPGACLMGEVPDYLARAPLPYPSASRSVLEILSRFYDLQLNCSDLEEMRRQTLEMAEQFFNQFPDEIKAKISQRAQTRVEAEGGEAITEDDKQWMAEHIEDLFRPGWNNDDRAA; this comes from the coding sequence GTGAGTTATCGCTTAGTTGAGATCCCCGAGCTGAATGAACCGGATCTGATCGTAGGATGGCCGGGAATAGGTAGCGTGGGAATACTGGCGGTCGATACCCTGCGGCGCCAGCTTGAGGCTGATTACGCTGGTGAAATTGAACCTGAGCCGTTTTTCTACCCCAACGGAGTGGTGATTAAAAACGGCGTCCTTGAAGAATTGAATTTTCCTACAAGCCGGTTCTATTACAAACGGCTGCCGCAGCGTGACTTGGTTATGTTTATCGGGGAAGAACAACCGGCGGAAACAGGTTCAACCTACGCGTCCGGCGGCAAAGCGTTCATGATGGCAAACCTGGTTGTCGATGTGGCTCAAAAACTGGGCTGCCGCCACATCTTTACCTCTGGCGCTGCTGTCTCGGCTATCCATCATAATTACACCCCGGGGGTTTGGGTGGTGGCAACCGAAAAAACCTTGCTGGCGGAGATCGAATTAAAGCGGTCTGGTTCTTACCTGAGCGAACATCAAGGGAAGGGAACACAAGCCAATATCACCGGCCTCAATGGTTTGCTAATCGGCGTCGCCGCCAGGCGGGGCATCCCGGGGGCTTGTCTAATGGGTGAGGTACCTGACTACCTCGCTCGAGCACCATTGCCGTACCCATCGGCTTCGCGCTCTGTTTTGGAAATACTATCACGTTTTTATGATCTGCAATTAAATTGCAGCGACCTGGAAGAAATGCGCCGGCAGACCCTTGAGATGGCGGAACAATTTTTCAATCAGTTTCCTGATGAAATTAAAGCGAAGATATCCCAACGGGCTCAAACCCGGGTTGAAGCCGAGGGTGGCGAGGCGATAACTGAGGACGATAAACAATGGATGGCTGAACACATCGAAGACCTGTTTCGTCCCGGCTGGAATAATGATGACCGGGCAGCTTAA
- a CDS encoding PAC2 family protein: MMTGQLKYLTDPGLDRPAMVVGWRGDAGMTGERVIKLINQIFKMKPLAEIEPVGFFQLSGVEVASDLAKLPDSSFSYSKEAQLIAFISDTPAYEVHQFLEQVLDLAAKHKVSHMIIIGALPVMASHNTPSTLMANLSTPLLRDWLSGEGVKADMDYISPPGQKPAIGTYLTWEARQRGVEAVSLWSPVPFYLAPLTDETGAARILSFLRHKLALPVNTQEAEDTARRQREKIARLRASEPEVEKSLSMLESNLSLTEYEAGALAASVRQALS, encoded by the coding sequence ATGATGACCGGGCAGCTTAAGTATCTGACAGATCCCGGGCTGGACAGGCCCGCTATGGTGGTCGGGTGGCGCGGCGATGCCGGTATGACCGGGGAGCGTGTGATTAAACTTATAAACCAGATTTTCAAAATGAAACCGCTGGCCGAGATTGAGCCGGTCGGCTTTTTTCAACTTTCCGGGGTCGAAGTCGCCAGCGACCTTGCCAAGCTGCCAGATTCGAGTTTCAGCTATTCCAAGGAGGCTCAGTTAATCGCTTTTATCTCAGACACTCCGGCTTATGAAGTCCATCAGTTTCTGGAACAAGTGTTAGATCTGGCAGCAAAACACAAGGTCAGTCACATGATCATTATTGGGGCCTTGCCTGTGATGGCTTCGCATAATACACCGAGCACCTTAATGGCCAATCTCTCAACACCTCTGCTCCGAGACTGGCTTTCCGGGGAAGGTGTGAAAGCAGATATGGACTATATATCACCGCCGGGACAAAAGCCCGCGATAGGGACCTATCTGACCTGGGAAGCACGTCAGCGTGGTGTCGAAGCAGTCTCTTTATGGTCGCCAGTGCCGTTTTACCTGGCGCCGCTGACTGATGAAACAGGTGCCGCCAGGATACTATCATTCCTGCGCCATAAACTTGCTTTGCCTGTTAATACCCAGGAGGCTGAAGATACCGCCAGGCGTCAGCGGGAAAAAATTGCCAGGCTTCGAGCCTCGGAACCCGAGGTGGAAAAATCCCTGTCGATGCTTGAATCAAACCTCAGCCTCACGGAATACGAAGCTGGGGCCCTGGCGGCGTCCGTGAGGCAGGCCTTAAGCTAA
- a CDS encoding ferritin family protein has translation MNDEISEILETAMFKEVSSSATYRKAAETTSDPAAAALLRELADEEDVHLAMVKNLKPDQITKSSRLSGLIPDLKTTQHLKSPDELSGADLGETLLFAIRQEATSVAFYTSLMGLFGSEALKNLCQALAWQELAHKARLELLYERLFYTEN, from the coding sequence ATGAACGACGAAATCTCAGAGATCTTAGAAACTGCTATGTTCAAAGAAGTCTCCTCGTCGGCAACCTACCGCAAAGCGGCGGAAACAACCTCCGATCCGGCTGCAGCCGCCCTGCTCCGTGAATTAGCTGATGAGGAAGACGTACATCTGGCCATGGTTAAAAACCTGAAACCAGATCAAATTACGAAGAGTTCGAGACTTTCTGGGTTGATACCAGACCTGAAAACGACTCAACACCTTAAATCTCCGGACGAACTGTCCGGCGCCGACCTTGGCGAAACGTTGCTTTTCGCCATCCGCCAAGAAGCAACCTCCGTCGCCTTTTATACCAGCTTGATGGGTCTGTTCGGGTCTGAAGCTCTGAAAAACTTGTGCCAGGCTTTAGCCTGGCAAGAATTAGCTCACAAAGCGCGCCTTGAGCTTCTCTACGAGCGCCTCTTTTATACTGAAAACTAG
- a CDS encoding universal stress protein, with product MTYSKILIPLDGSESAELALPYAKMLAEKTTALVLFSVCPEDELRLCRLNSAYLGIQAGVLAQEGFKAISHTEPGDLAEKIKDYVANEHVDLITVCRQGYSDLSREEKVLHNLVSENCSLILIKPESRKPRISKILLPLDGSIASENVVPHVIRLAKTAKAEVELLSVNAYPEIPSDRPPSAKPSWEEYALILMREVREQASAYLERIAKDFLAAGINVKTNVVFGGAADGIVRAAEDTRADVIAMATHARSGLDRWVFGSVAATVSSETKLPMLLVRGSERP from the coding sequence ATGACTTATTCCAAGATACTAATTCCACTTGACGGTTCCGAATCAGCTGAGTTGGCATTGCCCTACGCCAAGATGCTCGCTGAAAAAACGACCGCTTTAGTCCTGTTTAGCGTTTGCCCGGAAGATGAACTCCGTTTATGCCGCCTGAATAGCGCCTACCTCGGGATCCAGGCTGGGGTGTTGGCACAGGAGGGTTTCAAGGCTATAAGCCATACCGAACCGGGCGATCTTGCGGAAAAGATCAAAGACTATGTCGCCAACGAGCATGTTGATTTGATCACCGTTTGCCGGCAGGGTTACTCCGATTTGAGTCGGGAAGAGAAGGTTCTGCATAACCTGGTTTCCGAAAACTGTTCACTGATCTTGATAAAACCTGAAAGCCGCAAACCTCGGATTTCCAAGATACTTCTGCCGTTGGACGGTTCCATAGCGTCAGAGAATGTAGTACCCCATGTGATTAGACTAGCAAAGACGGCAAAGGCAGAAGTTGAGTTGCTTTCAGTGAACGCTTATCCGGAAATACCTTCAGACCGACCGCCGTCAGCTAAACCGAGTTGGGAAGAATACGCCTTGATCTTGATGAGAGAGGTGCGTGAACAGGCTTCCGCGTACCTCGAGCGCATTGCAAAAGATTTTCTGGCCGCAGGAATCAACGTAAAAACCAATGTCGTCTTTGGAGGCGCAGCAGATGGCATAGTGAGGGCTGCTGAAGATACCCGCGCCGACGTTATCGCGATGGCGACCCACGCCCGCAGCGGTCTTGACCGCTGGGTCTTCGGGAGCGTTGCCGCAACGGTCAGTTCGGAAACTAAGCTGCCGATGCTGTTGGTACGCGGCAGCGAACGTCCATAG
- a CDS encoding ribulose-phosphate 3-epimerase produces the protein MSYDMCRCVRIVPAILTDDPQRLRLMAKQLKGAVDWVQVDIMDGEFVPSRSIGWRDIKSVKLPFDWEAHLMVNEPETYFSGFRSAGARRVTFHFEASKDPCGVIDIARKLGLEVGIALNPETPVSMAAGLLPLIDSILIMSVIPGFYGSKFIPECLDKAGKVRALAPDISIGIDGGIKEANIVEAALSGVDDICVGSGIFLSGDPAANHRRLQGIVDSVMA, from the coding sequence TTGAGTTACGACATGTGTCGGTGCGTAAGAATAGTTCCAGCAATTCTGACTGATGACCCTCAGAGGCTTCGGTTAATGGCGAAGCAATTAAAAGGCGCCGTTGACTGGGTTCAGGTGGATATTATGGATGGTGAATTTGTGCCATCCAGGAGCATCGGCTGGCGAGACATAAAATCGGTCAAGCTGCCGTTCGACTGGGAAGCCCACCTAATGGTCAATGAGCCGGAAACGTATTTTTCTGGCTTTAGATCAGCAGGTGCGCGACGTGTTACCTTCCATTTTGAAGCAAGCAAAGATCCATGTGGGGTGATTGACATCGCCCGTAAGCTTGGGCTGGAAGTGGGTATTGCGCTGAATCCCGAAACTCCGGTTTCGATGGCCGCCGGTCTATTACCGCTGATCGATAGTATTCTTATCATGTCGGTCATTCCCGGCTTTTACGGCTCGAAATTTATCCCGGAATGCCTGGACAAAGCTGGAAAGGTCAGGGCGCTGGCGCCGGATATTTCAATCGGCATCGACGGAGGCATCAAAGAAGCTAATATCGTGGAAGCGGCTCTAAGCGGGGTGGACGATATTTGCGTCGGCTCGGGCATATTCTTGAGCGGCGATCCTGCAGCCAATCACCGGCGGCTGCAAGGTATTGTTGATTCCGTCATGGCTTGA